The genome window GCGCCTGCTTGTACACGGCGTACATGGCGCCGCGCTCGGGCTGCACAGGAAGGAGACAGGGTGAGTAGAACTCCCGCCGGCGCCCTCCTGGCTGTTGGAGCCGGCTGACGGGGGACCTGTACGGCACCGAACACGGTCCGCCCAGACGCGGAAGCCGCGCGCCGAGGTTCCGGGTCCTGCGCCTGCGCAGCTCCGCCgaagcgcggcggcggcggcggggaacTCAGCGGCCCCTGGCGGCTGGGGGCAGCCTCGCGGCTCCGCTCCTGGGCTCCGCATACAGCGCCGCGAAAACCCAGCTCGTGGGAGATCCCGGGTTTCACTGCGGAGGACGCAGAGCCGGCTGGAAGCCGGACGGTGGCTGGGCGGCTCAGGGCTGGCTGGTCAGGACCTGCCCGTCCCCCGGATCCCAGAATGGGGTCACTGCCGAGGGTCTCTCCCGCAAGAAGAGGCGAGGTCTCAGGCGCCCTGCCAGATGCTGGCAGCAGTGTGGAGGCCGGGGGAGCAGAGACCCCCCCGGGCGCAAACACGCCCCGAATTATGCCCTGGAGGCTGCCGCAAGCGTGGCGGAGCCCGACTAGCACAGGAGTcaggagagcttcctggaggCGTCTTGTCCTGTCCCTGCTCAGCATTGCCCCCGCAGGacgacacccccccccccccgccccgacaCCAGCACCAGAAGGCGAACCCACGACGCGGGGCCCTGGCGTGCCCCTCTACGAGCCCCTCCCCTGAGGACACCTTTTCACCCGTCTTGCCCACTGCTCCCTCCCAAGGCTTGGTAGTTGCCCGCTTCGAGGGCCCTGGAGCCAGGACCACTACGGGGAGCTAGGCAGACCTCTCTTCACTTGGCTCGGCAGGGACGCGCCCCAGGTACCCTCCAACAGGTatgggatttatttatttatttatttatttttagtatggGATTTAGAAAGGGTAAAAAGAACAACTTCCCCCCCCTTTTTGGCTGCTCCGTGACTTGCAGGGTCTTATTTCCCTGCCTAGGGATGGAATAGAGAAAACTgagcgtggaagaattgatgcttctgaactgtggtattggagaagactcgagagtcccttggactgcaagatcaaaccagtctatcctaaaggaaatcagtcttaaatattcatcggaaggactgactctgaagctgaaactcagatactttggccacctgatgcgaagaactgactcatttgaaaagatcctgatgctgggaaagattgaaggcaggaggagaagagaacgacagaggatgagatggttggatggcatcaccgacttgagggacatgagttcgagcaagctctgggagttagtgacggacagggaagccgggcgtgctgcagttcactgggatgcaaagagtgggacacgactgactgaactgaatgaagggatggaatctgtgccctctgcagtgaagaGGGGAAGCTCAGagccctaaccattggactgtcagggaatttccaagaaatgaaatcttaagaaataaaacaagtaagaaaatataggcaaagcCAAGAAAATAGCAAAGTATGTGTTTGTTGCATCCAGACCTGCACACTTAGTCATGTCAGCGACAAGACTTGAGCTGTGTACCAAGGGGTCACTTGGGTGCCTGGATAGGTGTGTGACCCCTGAACCACACCAGTGCCTTTAAAAGTCATAACAAAATTGAACCCTGAAGAGAGGTGTGGACAGGGGCAGGGCTTATCATGGGCCTGGGAGAACACAAGCAGCCCTTCCTAGAATTACTGAGGCCTTTAACTGTGTCCACATGTCAGCAGGCCCTCCGTGGGGAGCCTGCCTCCCAGATTCACTATTGTATGTCATGCATTTACAGGTATTTTTTTGTGATAGAAGTTGTGGGGGAGTGGGGAGTAGCTGCTACTCTCCCCACTCAAGCCCCTTCTCTTGTAGGAAAATAAGTCCCCCTCCCCCTCAGCCCTACATGGCCCCCTGGAGGGCTGTGTCTGAAGGGGCTGCTTTAAAGTAGTTTGGGTATTGAGGTCAGACAGCAATGAAGAGTCACGACTTATCTTGCTTCCTTGTAAAACAGCATCTGAGTTTCATCCCTGTGTCATTATCCctcattttttgagaaactggtCCTTTTTGTCATTTGTCATGTTCTCCTCCCTCCAAATCTTGATCTGGGAGTAGCAGAGGTATATCCCCTGCCCCTCACCCAACATAAAAGCGGCGCTGGTTTGTCTCCATATGGATCTGGAGCTCCTGCTTCTAGTCTGGTGTTGTCCTCAGAGACTTGCCTTTTTCTGGTGGAAacgtttttaagtatttttttaaaatatttgttaaatatttaaaataatctgaatttGTGTCCAGAGATACTCAGCCAGTCATCTCCCCATTTAAAACTCAGAGGTATTTTCATCCCTGTGAGAGCACTCTCCAAcccaaggcttctctgtcttgcTTGTGCTGAACCAGGTGGGCGACTGTCTCAGAGGTTTTCTCTCGCTTTTGCCCAAACTCCACCTAACAAAGTTCTGAGAGCTTGaaaaaaggcattaaaaaaacaaacaaaactggagccagggcttccctggtggctcagtggcaaagaatctgcctgccaatgcaggagacatgggttggatcccagatccaggaagatcctacatgctgcagagctactaagcctgtgtgccacaactattaagcctgggaaccacaaaggctgagcccacgtgctgcaaatactgaagcccaagtgtccTAGAGTCCATACTTCTcaacaagagaatccaccacagtgagaagcacacacaccgcaactggagagtggCCCATGAtccccacaactggagaaaagcctgagcagcaacgaAGGATGGAGCTTCGCTGtgacgaagacccagtacagccacaactaaacaaaccaaaaaaaaatcaaccagccATAGCCACCCCGAGGATGTGCTAGAGGAAGGAGTGGGCAAAGCTGGGGCCGTGGCCAGGACACTAGCCCTCCTCGTCCGAGTCAGACGGGCAGTCATGGCACTCATATCACAGGGCAACTGTGACGGCTAAACAGCTCAGCGACCACAGAACCCTCAGATTCAGCCTGGCACGTGGTACACGCCCTCACAATATGCGATGTGTCTGTGGGAGAACGGGGCCCAGGGTGGAGAGAGCCAGAGGCACTGAAGCAGCTCCATCTTGGGAAGAGCTGCAGCAGGCGGGCAGGAAGCGAGGAGGAGGGTCGGGGGCGGGAGGTTGCAGTCCTGAGTGGACACCAGGTCCTACCTGCTGCCCGAGCCCTGGACCCACTTCTCTGGGTTTCACTTCACATACATCACAGACGCGGGTCTGAGGCTGGTTTCTTGGAGGGCCCTGAGCTCGACTGTCCTGACTCCCCCTCAGGCACCAGGCACTGCTGTGGGGAGAGGCCGCCCCACCTGTCGACCTTTCTTGGTGGGAAACCCTCCTCCCCTGGGGAGGCGAGATGAGGCGAGCAGACTGGGCTCCAAGAACAAGAGCATTTATTGAAGCTGTGAACTGGGGCGCAGGGGAGGGTTTGGGGCGATCCAGAAGATATCCCATCTGAAGGGCTGCTAGAGCCCAGGGTCAGGAGCCAGAGCCAAGGGTCGAGGGGGCAGAAGCTCTCAGAAGGCGATGTTATCCTCATAcagcgacagcagcagcaggacgGTCCAGCCGCCCAGCAGGCCAACGTTGTGGAGCAAGAAGAGGAGCCAGGGCCGCTGGTCGCGCACGTTCAGCATGGCCGGGAGCTAAGGACGGGGCCTGGGTCAGGGCCGGCTCAGAGCGCCCGCCTAGCGCCCGCCCGGGGCAGCCCCAGACCGCCCGGCTCTGACCATGTCGCAGAGCGCCACGTAGAGGAAGAGGCCGGCGGCCACCGCCAGGATCCAGGTCTCGCCGTCTTCGCCTACGCCGGCCGCGAGCGCAACGTAGAGGCCGATGAAGGCCGTGAGCGCCGAGGTCAAGTTCAGGAGCAGCGCGCGGCGCACCGACAGCCCCGAGTGCAGCAGGGCTGCGAAGTCCCCTGGGGCGGGCGGTgggggtggtttagtcgctccgtcgtgtccgattcttgagaccccatgggccgtAACcccccagacccctctgtccatgggattctccaggcaagagtactggagtgggttgccattcccttctccaggggattttcccgacccagggatagaacccgggtctcctgcacggcaggcgaattctttacagtctgagccaagAGGCGCGGGCGGGGCTGGGGTCAGGTCGAGGGCCGCGCCCACTCCCCGACAGTCCCGCCCAACTGCACGGCCGACCAGCCACACCCAGACCCCCGCAGCGGGCAGGCGCCGCCCCGGCCGGCGGGAACTCCGCAAGGCTCACCCAACTCGTGGGGCACCTCGTGGCAGAACACGGCCAGCGAGGTGGCCAGCCCCGTCTTCCAGGAGGACAGAAAGGCGGCTCCCACTGCCAGCCCGTCGGCGAAGTTGTGCACGGCGTCGCCCAGCGTGATCACGTAGGGCAGCAGTCTCAGCTCTGCGGGCGCGGCGGGCGTGGGTGAGCGTCTGCCCTGGTCCGCTCCTCCGCCCCGCCCCCGTGCCTGCGCCGCGCACCGAGACTCTGACCCCCAACGGTCCGGGgcctccctcagggctcacctggGCTCAGTCTCCGGGGCTCCGGGCTCAGCAGCTCGGGGCTCTCCTCCGCCACCTGGAGGGGAGACCGGGTCGGGGGGCGGGTCGTATAGATTAGACTCAGGGCGGGAAGGTGGAGGAGGCACGCGCGGAGCCAAGTCCCCAGATCAGGCCAGGGGCGGAAGCCCTGGAGGGGTGACTGGAAGCACAGACAGGGCTCCGCCGCGGGGGGAGAGGCACGGCAGGGCGGGCTCACCAGGTCTGCGCGAGAGCCCTCGTGGAGCTGCTTCGGCTGCCGGAGGTTGCTGGGCGCCAGGGGCAGGGACATGCCATGGCTGTGGCCGCCGTGACTGTGGCCATGACTGCAGGCCCCATCCTTTGGGTCCTGCCGGGACAGCGGCTCAGGATCCACCGagtctcccccacccctccctgcacCACGTCCAACCCCCAAGCACCTGACCTCAGGGTCCAGGGGCAGCAAGAGGTTGAAGAGGCTCTCGAACAGGAAGAAGGCATAGAGCCCACCCAGCACAGCTAGGAGGTGCCACGTGGGCTGGAAACCAGGGTCCTCCCCGTCATGGGCGTGCAGCCCCAGCACctggtggggggggtgggcagaggacaCTGGACCCGGTGCCTTGGGACCTGCTCCTCCCAGAGAGGTGGGTAGAGGGGTCAGGGAGGGCCCTGGCAGGCTGGGGCAACCTTAGGCATCAAGTGCAGGAGGGCGTCACCGGTGAGCGCGCCCACAGCCATGCTCAGGAAGACCTGGATGACGTAGTGGGAGGTGGTGCTACATCTGGCACAGCTGAGGAGCACAAGCCCGAAGAGGGAGCACAGGCAGGTCAGCAGCGTGGCCAGGGAGCCGTACAGGTACCCTGGACAGGGAGGACAGTAAGCGCCTCCCTCCCAACCATGGCCCCTTGCTTTCCTGGGAGGGGCGTCCAGATCGAGTCTGGGAGGAGCAGGAGCCCCCCAAGGTTGCAGGCGGTCGGGTGCAGTCCTGGCCTCGGCTTCCTACTGGCCCCTGGCCTCAAGCCCCCATCCTCTTCCCTTGTAGTACCCCCTTCTCTGTTGCCCCTCCATCCCACTGCCTTGTTTGCCAGCCCTGGCCCCGGCTCACTGCAGCCCAGCGGCTACTTTCTCCTCCCTTTTTGGTTCTATCTCCATGCTGCCAGCCCCTTGTGCACTGCCGCGCAGGCGCAGCTAGGGAGTAGGGTGAACACTCACTCTCGGCCTGACTGAGCCGGTCCTGGGTGGGGAGCGTGGGCTGGGGGGTGCAGGCCCCGCTCAGTTGCTGCTGGAGCAGAGCCGGGCTCAGTCGGGCCCAGTCGTCCGGCGTCACCCCGGCCTGCTCAGACATTCCGTACACAGCCATGACGTCTCGAGCACTCAGGCACAGCTAGGGTGGGGGTGACAGATCTGGTGTTCAGGGCCCTGAGTGGTCCTTGGACCCCCACCTCTCTCCGGGACTCGGGCACATGGATGGCTCACCGTGTCCCATGCGCTGGCACTGCTGTTGGGGGAGGCAAGGAGCACAGGGCCCTGGCCCTTTCCCAGAGGACTGTCGTTGCTGTGGCTGTCGTGGGGCTCCGTCGCTCCGCCCAGCCCCAGGCGCTCCATCAAGACCGCCAACTCTGGCAGGAGGTGAAAATCAGAGTTTGTGGGCTCCAGCCTTGCACTCCCCAGGGGCGCGCATGCTGGGGTTCAGGGTGCTCCCTGGCCTGTAGCCCAGCTCAGGCCTCACCGTCCAGGGTGATGTTGGGGTTCTCGCTGCTGTGCTGCCGGAACACGTAGTCCACGAAGTACTGGGGAGTTGGCAGGGCACGGAAGCAGGCGCCGCTCCTGACGTGGTCCAGCAGGGCAGCCAGCACTGGGCCGGGGCTGCCGGGagcccccacccctgccgccTCCGCCAGCAGCTGAGGCAGGTCCACACAGGCCTGGGGAGGAGCCGGCCTCAGTGTCTCGAGCAGCGCAGCCACAGTGGCCTCTCGCTCCGCTGTGCCCCTGGTGCCCCCGGACTCTGCTGAACCCCGGGCACCACAGCCATCCCCTTCCCAGCCCTGCCTCGTCTGGGCTCTTCCTTGGAGCCCCGGGAGCTTTCTCAGCCCCGTCGAGGATCAGGGCCCTCTCGGGGTGCCCGCGGCCCTGCCCGACTCAGTGGTGAGAGTCCACTTGTGACCCCCCAGCCCAGGGTCCCCCGAGCACCCAGAAAGGTGCTGAGGCCCAGCGCCACCCGAGTGGTCCCCCTTCTCTCAGGCCCTCTCGGGGACCCTCTTCCCCCAGTGCCTCTGGGCAGCTGGCCCAGGCGCCCACCTGCTGAGGAGCGGGCTGGCCAGCAGCGTGGGCCTGGATCTGCTGCAGCAGCCTGGTCAGGGCCGGGCTCAGGGCTTGAGGGCTCTCGAGCAGGACCAGGAGCTGATCAGCGCGGGCAGCCCAGCGGCCAGCCTGGACCTCGGCGCAGGTGCCCGCCGGGTCGCTGAGGTAGAGGGTAGCGGCGGCACTGAGGCGGGCGATGTGCCTGGGCTCCAGGGCTGGGCCCGAGGGGGCCCCGGGCTGCTCAGGCCTGCCCAGAGCCAGGGCGTCGTCCACAGACAGGCACTGTTGGCACAGGCGGGCAGGCGGGGGCCACACACGAGGGCTGCCACCCTCCTGTCCACCGTCCAGTCGCTCAcagacccccaccctcccccgtGACAGGCGGGCATACCCACAGGGGGTCCCCCCATCCCAGGGAGGTTTCTGCCTGGAGCCATTGCCAGttttggggtggggagaagggggcgCTGACAGGATGGGGGCAGCCGTGGGATCCCAGAGCTGTACCACCCCTCCCCAGGGAGGGCAGGGGGCTCTgaaagggagaagaggaaggtggGCTTGGGCCTGCCGGCAGGGCCCAGCATCAGGCCACCGTGCGGCccgcctcctggagtttgcccggGCCCTTTGCAGCCAGCCTCAGCCTCGGGGTGGAGCGGCGGGCTTGGGCTGGGGCCGGACCGGAGGACCCGTCGGTTGGGGGTGTTACCTTTCCACACGGCCCGTCGGCACAGTGCACACGGTCCGCCAGTGTATTTAACAGGCCGCCCAGCGCCACGCGGTCCAGAGCGCCCTGGCCCGAGGACAGCAGGGTCAGGAGACGAGCAGTGGGGGTCGCTGTCCCCGACGCCACCAGCACGACCAGCACAGCCAGCAGCGGACCCAGCCCGGGCCGGCCCAGGAGTGCCATGCTGCAACTGCCCGGTGCCCTGAGCTCAGGGTAGGCCGTGCTCGCCTGGGTGGCTGCGGGCCGCAGGAGCTGCCTGATGTGGGACTGGGGCTGGGCCGGACGGCCCGCCCGGCGAGGCTCTCCAGGCATTTCCTGTGGGGCCCTGTGATTGGCTGGCAGAGGTGTTGCTGCAGGTTAACCATTCCAGTGGCAGGTCCTCCCTGAGCACAGGGCTTTTGCCcaggggggtgaggtggggtccCTGGGTGGACGGGCCTGGCTCACCCCTCAGCTCCGTCAAGGGTCTTGTTACTGAATGCAAGTCTGTGTGCATGACACATGGTGAGGTTGAAGCTTGCAGCAGAGGAAGGTTTATTGTGGTGCCGAGCAAGAACAGGTGACTCATGTTCAAAATCCCTTAAATCTCTGGATGGCTTTGGGGGGAGTCTGCAATAGGCAGAATTTGGGGAGAGGGCTTTCTCATAATTGGTTGGTGGAGAGGTAGCGGTATTGCCCTGGGTTCCCTTGTTAGCCTGGGACCTTAGTCCTGGCAGGAAAGCTCCTGagaccctgccccaaggctgtAGTTTCTCAACCACCCTCCTCGGTTTCTGTGTCCCGCCCTTCCCAGATTAGCAACTATTTGAACCTGACCTTTGGAATTCAGGAGAGGTCTTAGGGGACTGAAGGAAGCCTGTTTCCTGCAAGGAGAAATGGAGGACCTGGAAAGGATTTTACTGGGAAGGGCCCTACAGGTGGAGTTCAGTTTCCATCCCTGACCCCCTTTTTTAACTTCTCAATTTTGAGAACAAGTGTTGGACAACAAAGGGAATAACATTTTGGGTAGAGAGCTTAAGCATAGACTTGGCAGAGGAACTTGGTTTTATGGGGACTCGGTTTCTGTCCGGGGTTGCTTCCTGTGGTCCTCTTGCTAGGGGCTGTCCCCAGGCCAAAGGCATCTGGGCCAGAGGTTCCAGGAGACCACTGggcctgtcccccaccccactgGAGAGCTTGTTGGGAACTGATTCCTGTTGGACCCGCTGGCGTAATAAACTGTATTCCACTCTCTTGAGTGACCTCCGAGGTGTGTTTTTTACTCCAGATTCCACAACAGAATCAGAGGGAACTGAGATAAGGTACTGAGTCACTCTCCCTCTGTGGCCTCCAGGGAAAATCCCCAGGAAATGGCCAAAGCCCCACATAAACAGACAGGAACTGGAGCCAGGCCTCTGCCCCAGGCACTGGGCACTCCACCCCGGAAGGGGCTCTGGGGTGGGGAGAAGTGtggctcccagccctgcccctccctgcagGCTCCCACTCCGGCCTTTGAACCCCTAGGCCTTATCTCTGCCTAGTTGGCTATCTGGGGAAAGGGGCAGACCCCAGGGAGCCAGTCGCCTCTGCCCAGGC of Muntiacus reevesi chromosome 12, mMunRee1.1, whole genome shotgun sequence contains these proteins:
- the SLC39A4 gene encoding zinc transporter ZIP4, whose product is MALLGRPGLGPLLAVLVVLVASGTATPTARLLTLLSSGQGALDRVALGGLLNTLADRVHCADGPCGKCLSVDDALALGRPEQPGAPSGPALEPRHIARLSAAATLYLSDPAGTCAEVQAGRWAARADQLLVLLESPQALSPALTRLLQQIQAHAAGQPAPQQACVDLPQLLAEAAGVGAPGSPGPVLAALLDHVRSGACFRALPTPQYFVDYVFRQHSSENPNITLDELAVLMERLGLGGATEPHDSHSNDSPLGKGQGPVLLASPNSSASAWDTLCLSARDVMAVYGMSEQAGVTPDDWARLSPALLQQQLSGACTPQPTLPTQDRLSQAERYLYGSLATLLTCLCSLFGLVLLSCARCSTTSHYVIQVFLSMAVGALTGDALLHLMPKVLGLHAHDGEDPGFQPTWHLLAVLGGLYAFFLFESLFNLLLPLDPEDPKDGACSHGHSHGGHSHGMSLPLAPSNLRQPKQLHEGSRADLVAEESPELLSPEPRRLSPELRLLPYVITLGDAVHNFADGLAVGAAFLSSWKTGLATSLAVFCHEVPHELGDFAALLHSGLSVRRALLLNLTSALTAFIGLYVALAAGVGEDGETWILAVAAGLFLYVALCDMLPAMLNVRDQRPWLLFLLHNVGLLGGWTVLLLLSLYEDNIAF